A single Nomascus leucogenys isolate Asia chromosome 14, Asia_NLE_v1, whole genome shotgun sequence DNA region contains:
- the SNRNP200 gene encoding U5 small nuclear ribonucleoprotein 200 kDa helicase, with translation MADVTARSLQYEYKANSNLVLQADRSLIDRTRRDEPTGEVLSLVGKLEGTRMGDKAQRTKPQMQEERRAKRRKRDEDRHDINKMKGYTLLSEGIDEMVGIIYKPKTKETRETYEVLLSFIQAALGDQPRDILCGAADEVLAVLKNEKLRDKERRKEIDLLLGQTDDTRYHVLVNLGKKITDYGGDKEIQNMDDNIDETYGVNVQFESDEEEGDEDVYGEVREEASDDDMEGDEAVVRCTLSANLVASGELMSSKKKDLHPRDIDAFWLQRQLSRFYDDAIVSQKKADEVLEILKTASDDRECENQLVLLLGFNTFDFIKVLRQHRMMILYCTLLASAQSEAEKERIMGKMEADPELSKFLYQLHETEKEDLIREERSRRERVRQSRMDTDLETMDLDQGGEALAPRQVLDLEDLVFTQGSHFMANKRCQLPDGSFRRQRKGYEEVHVPALKPKPFGSEEQLLPVEKLPKYAQAGFEGFKTLNRIQSKLYRAALETDENLLLCAPTGAGKTNVALMCMLREIGKHINMDGTINVDDFKIIYIAPMRSLVQEMVGSFGKRLATYGITVAELTGDHQLCKEEISATQIIVCTPEKWDIITRKGGERTYTQLVRLIILDEIHLLHDDRGPVLEALVARAIRNIEMTQEDVRLIGLSATLPNYEDVATFLRVDPAKGLFYFDNSFRPVPLEQTYVGITEKKAIKRFQIMNEIVYEKIMEHAGKNQVLVFVHSRKETGKTARAIRDMCLEKDTLGLFLREGSASTEVLRTEAEQCKNLELKDLLPYGFAIHHAGMTRVDRTLVEDLFADKHIQVLVSTATLAWGVNLPAHTVIIKGTQVYSPEKGRWTELGALDILQMLGRAGRPQYDTKGEGILITSHGELQYYLSLLNQQLPIESQMVSKLPDMLNAEIVLGNVQNAKDAVNWLGYAYLYIRMLRSPTLYGISHDDLKGDPLLDQRRLDLVHTAALMLDKNNLVKYDKKTGNFQVTELGRIASHYYITNDTVQTYNQLLKPTLSEIELFRVFSLSSEFKNITVREEEKLELQKLLERVPIPVKESIEEPSAKINVLLQAFISQLKLEGFALMADMVYVTQSAGRLMRAIFEIVLNRGWAQLTDKTLNLCKMIDKRMWQSMCPLRQFRKLPEEVVKKIEKKNFPFERLYDLNHNEIGELIRMPKMGKTIHKYVHLFPKLELSVHLQPITRSTLKVELTITPDFQWDEKVHGSSEAFWILVEDVDSEVILHHEYFLLKAKYAQDEHLITFFVPVFEPLPPQYFIRVVSDRWLSCETQLPVSFRHLILPEKYPPPTELLDLQPLPVSALRNSAFESLYQDKFPFFNPIQTQVFNTVYNSDDNVFVGAPTGSGKTICAEFAILRMLLQSSEGRCVYITPMEALAEQVYMDWYEKFQDRLNKKVVLLTGETSTDLKLLGKGNIIISTPEKWDILSRRWKQRKNVQNINLFVVDEVHLIGGENGPVLEVICSRMRYISSQIERPIRIVALSSSLSNAKDVAHWLGCSATSTFNFHPNVRPVPLELHIQGFNISHTQTRLLSMAKPVYHAITKHSPKKPVIVFVPSRKQTRLTAIDILTTCAADIQRQRFLHCTEKDLIPYLEKLSDSTLKETLLNGVGYLHEGLSPMERRLVEQLFSSGAIQVVVASRSLCWGMNVAAHLVIIMDTQYYNGKIHAYVDYPIYDVLQMVGHANRPLQDDEGRCVIMCQGSKKDFFKKFLYEPLPVESHLDHCMHDHFNAEIVTKTIENKQDAVDYLTWTFLYRRMTQNPNYYNLQGISHRHLSDHLSELVEQTLSDLEQSKCISIEDEMDVAPLNLGMIAAYYYINYTTIELFSMSLNAKTKVRGLIEIISNAAEYENIPIRHHEDNLLRQLAQKVPHKLNNPKFNDPHVKTNLLLQAHLSRMQLSAELQSDTEEILSKAIRLIQACVDVLSSNGWLSPALAAMELAQMVTQAMWSKDSYLKQLPHFTSEHIKRCTDKGVESVFDIMEMEDEERNALLQLTDSQIADVARFCNRYPNIELSYEVVDKDSIRSGGPVVVLVQLEREEEVTGPVIAPLFPQKREEGWWVVIGDAKSNSLISIKRLTLQQKAKVKLDFVAPATGAHNYTLYFMSDAYMGCDQEYKFSVDVKEAETDSDSD, from the exons GAAGGTGATGAAGATGTGTACGGGGAGGTTCGAGAAGAGGCATCTGATGATGACATGGAAGGGGACGAGGCTGTCGTGCGCTGCACCCTCTCGGCTAAT CTCGTAGCCTCAGGTGAACTGATGAGTTCCAAGAAGAAGGATTTGCACCCTCGGGATATTGATGCATTTTGGCTACAGCGGCAGCTCAGTCGTTTCTATGATGATGCCATCGTGTCACAGAAGAAGGCAGATGAAGTATTGGAGATTTTGAAG ACGGCCAGTGATGATCGGGAATGTGAGAATCAGCTGGTTCTGCTGCTTGGTTTCAACACCTTTGATTTCATTAAAGTGTTGCGGCAGCACAGGATGATGA TTTTATACTGTACCTTGCTGGCCAGTGCACAAAGTGAAGCTGAAAAGGAAAGGATTATGGGAAAGATGGAAGCTGACCCAGAGCTATCCAAGTTCCTCTACCAGCTTCATGAAACCGAGAAGGAGGATCTGATCCGA GAGGAAAGGTCCCGGAGAGAGCGAGTGCGTCAGTCTCGAATGGACACAGATCTGGAAACCATGGATCTCGACCAGGGTGGAGAG GCACTGGCTCCACGGCAGGTTCTGGACTTGGAGGACCTGGTTTTTACCCAAGGGAGCCACTTTATGGCCAATAAACGCTGTCAGCTTCCTGATGGATCCTTCCGTCGCCAGCGTAAGGGCTATGAAGAGGTGCATGTGCCTGCTCTGAAGCCCAAGCCCTTTGGCTCAGAAGAA CAACTGCTTCCAGTGGAAAAGCTGCCAAAGTATGCCCAGGCTGGGTTTGAGGGCTTCAAAACACTGAATCGGATCCAGAGTAAGCTCTACCGTGCTGCCCTTGAGACGGATGAGAATCTGCTGCTGTGTGCTCCTACT GGTGCCGGGAAGACCAACGTGGCCCTGATGTGCATGCTCCGAGAGATCGGGAAACACATAAACATGGATGGCACCATCAATGTGGATGACTTCAAGATTATCTACATTGCCCCCATGCGCTCCTTGGTGCAGGAGATGGTGGGCAGCTTTGGAAAG CGCCTGGCCACTTATGGCATCACTGTTGCTGAACTGACTGGGGACCACCAGCTGTGCAAAGAAGAGATCAGTGCCACTCAGATCATCGTCTGCACCCCCGAGAAGTGGGACATCATCACCCGCAAGGGTGGCGAGCGCACCTACACCCAGCTGGTGCGGCTCATCATTCTG GATGAGATCCATCTTCTCCACGATGACAGAGGTCCTGTCTTAGAAGCTTTGGTGGCCAGGGCCATCCGAAACATTGAGATGACCCAAGAGGATGTCCGACTCATTGGTCTCAGTGCCACCCTACCTAACTATGAAGATGTAGCCACCTTTCTACGTGTTGACCCTGCCAAGGGTCTCTTTTACTTTGACAACAG CTTCCGTCCAGTGCCTCTGGAACAGACATATGTGGGTATCACAGAGAAAAAAGCTATCAAGCGTTTCCAGATCATGAATGAAATCGTCTATGAAAAAATCATGGAACATGCTGGAAAAAATCAG GTGCTGGTGTTTGTCCACTCCCGGAAGGAGACTGGAAAGACAGCCAGGGCCATCCGGGACATGTGCCTAGAAAAGGACACTCTGGGTCTGTTTCTGAGGGAGGGCTCAGCCTCCACGGAAGTCCTGCGAACAGAAGCTGAGCAGTGCAAG AACCTAGAGCTGAAGGATCTTCTGCCTTATGGCTTTGCTATTCATCATGCAGGCATGACCAGGGTTGACCGAACACTCGTGGAGGATCTTTTTGCTGATAAACATATTCAG GTTTTAGTTTCCACAGCAACTCTAGCTTGGGGTGTGAATCTCCCTGCACATACAGTCATCATCAAAGGCACCCAGGTGTACAGTCCAGAGAAGGGGCGTTGGACAGAACTGGGAGCACTGGACATTCTGCAG ATGCTGGGACGTGCCGGAAGACCCCAGTATGACACCAAGGGCGAAGGCATACTCATCACATCTCATGGGGAGCTACAGTACTACCTGTCCCTCCTCAATCAACAACTTCCTATTGAAAGCCAGATGGTTTCGAAGCTTCCTGACATGCTCAATGCAGAAATCGTGctaggaaatgtccagaatgcCAAG GATGCGGTGAACTGGCTGGGCTATGCCTACCTGTATATCCGAATGCTGCGATCCCCAACCCTCTATGGCATCTCTCATGATGACCTCAAGGGAGATCCCCTGCTGGATCAGCGCCGACTAGATCTGGTTCACACAGCTGCCCTGATGCTGGACAAGAACAATCTGGTCAAGTATGACAAGAAGACGGGCAACTTCCAG GTGACAGAACTGGGCCGTATAGCCAGCCACTACTACATCACCAATGATACAGTGCAGACTTACAACCAGCTGCTGAAGCCCACCCTGAGTGAGATTGAGCTTTTCAGGGTCTTCTCGTTGTCCTCTGAGTTCAAGAACATCACAGTGAGAGAG GAGGAGAAGCTGGAGCTGCAGAAGTTGCTGGAGAGGGTGCCCATCCCTGTAAAGGAGAGCATTGAGGAACCCAGTGCCAAG ATCAACGTTCTTCTGCAAGCCTTCATCTCACAGCTGAAATTGGAGGGCTTTGCACTGATGGCTGACATGGTGTATGTCACACAG TCTGCTGGCCGGTTGATGCGAGCGATATTTGAAATTGTCCTGAACCGAGGTTGGGCACAGCTTACAGACAAGACCCTGAACCTCTGCAAGATGATCGACAAACGCAT GTGGCAGTCCATGTGTCCTCTGCGCCAGTTCCGGAAACTCCCTGAGGAAGTAGTGAAGAAGATTGAGAAGAAGAATTTCCCCTTTGAGCGTCTCTATGACCTGAATCATAATGAGATCG GGGAGCTTATCCGCATGCCAAAGATGGGGAAGACCATCCACAAATATGTCCATCTGTTTCCCAAGTTGGAGTTGTCAGTGCACCTGCAGCCTATCACACGCTCCACCCTGAAGGTGGAGCTGACCATCACGCCGGACTTCCAGTGGGATGAAAAG GTGCATGGTTCATCCGAGGCTTTCTGGATTCTGGTGGAGGACGTGGACAGCGAGGTGATTCTGCACCATGAGTATTTTCTCCTCAAGGCCAAGTACGCCCAGGACGAGCACCTCATTACATTCTTCGTGCCTGTCTTTGAACCGCTGCCCCCTCAGTACTTCATCCGAGTGGTGTCTGACCGCTGGCTCT CTTGTGAGACCCAGCTGCCTGTCTCCTTCCGGCACCTGATCCTGCCGGAGAAGTACCCACCTCCAACTGAACTTTTGGACCTGCAGCCCTTGCCCGTGTCTGCTCTGAGAAACAGTGCCTTTGAGAGTCTTTACCAAGATAAATTTCCTTTCTTCAATCCCATCCAGACCCAGG TGTTTAACACTGTGTACAACAGTGATGACAACGTGTTTGTGGGGGCCCCCACGGGCAGCGGGAAGACCATTTGTGCAGAGTTTGCCATCCTGCGGATGCTGCTGCAGAGCTCGGAGGGGCGTTGTGTGTACATCACCCCCATGGAGGCCCTGGCAGAGCAG gtATACATGGACTGGTATGAGAAGTTCCAGGACAGGCTCAACAAGAAGGTGGTACTCCTGACAGGCGAGACCAGCACAGACCTGAAGCTGCTAGGCAAAGGGAACATTATCATCAGCACCCCTGAGAAGTGGGACATACTTTCCCGGCGATGGAAGCAGCGCAAGAACGTGCAGAACATCAACCTCTTCGTGGTGGATGAGGTCCACCTTATCGGGGGCGAGAATGGG cCTGTCTTAGAAGTGATCTGCTCCCGAATGCGCTACATCTCCTCCCAGATTGAGCGGCCCATTCGAATTGTGGCACTCAGCTCTTCGCTCTCCAATGCCAAGGATGTGGCCCACTGGCTGGGCTGCAGTGCCACCTCCACCTTCAACTTCCATCCCAATGTGCGTCCCGTCCCCTTGGAGCTGCACATCCAG GGCTTCAACATCAGCCATACACAAACCCGCCTGCTCTCCATGGCCAAGCCTGTGTACCATGCTATCACCAAGCACTCGCCCAAGAAGCCTGTCATTGTCTTTGTCCCGTCTCGCAAGCAGACCCGCCTCACTGCCATTGACATCCTCACCACCTGTGCGGCAGACATCCAACGGCAGAG GTTCTTGCACTGCACCGAGAAGGATCTGATTCCATACCTGGAGAAGCTAAGTGACAGCACTCTCAAGGAAACACTGCTAAATGGGGTGGGCTACCTGCATGAGGGGCTCAGCCCCATGGAGCGACGCCTGGTAGAGCAGCTCTTCAGCTCGG GGGCTATCCAGGTGGTGGTGGCTTCTCGGAGTCTCTGCTGGGGCATGAATGTGGCTGCGCACCTGGTAATCATCATGGACACCCAGTACTACAATGGCAAGATCCACGC CTATGTGGATTACCCCATCTACGACGTGCTTCAGATGGTGGGCCACGCCAACCGCCCTTTGCAGGACGATGAGGGGCGCTGTGTCATCATGTGTCAGGGCTCCAAGAAG GATTTCTTCAAGAAGTTCTTATATGAGCCATTGCCAGTAGAATCTCACCTGGACCACTGTATGCATGACCACTTCAATGCTGAGATCGTCACCAAGACCATTGAGAACAAGCAGGATGCTGTGGACTATCTCACCTGGACCTTTCTGTACCGCCGCATGACACAGAACCCCAATTACTACAACCTGCAGG GCATCTCCCATCGTCACTTGTCGGACCACTTGTCAGAGCTGGTGGAGCAGACCCTGAGTGACCTGGAGCAGTCCAAGTGCATCAGCATCGAGGACGAGATGGACGTGGCGCCTCTGAACCTAGGCATGATCGCCGCCTACTATTACATCAACTACACCACCATTG aGCTCTTCAGCATGTCCCTCAATGCCAAGACCAAGGTGCGAGGGCTTATCGAGATCATCTCCAATGCAGCAGAGTATGAGAACATTCCCATCCGGCACCATGAAGACAACCTCCTGAGGCAG TTGGCTCAGAAGGTCCCCCACAAGCTGAATAACCCTAAGTTCAATGATCCGCATGTCAAGACCAACCTGCTCCTGCAGGCTCACTTGTCCCGCATGCAGCTGAGTGCTGAGTTGCAGTCAGATACGGAGGAAATCCTTAGTAAG GCAATCCGGCTCATCCAGGCCTGCGTGGATGTCCTCTCCAGCAATGGGTGGCTCAGCCCTGCTCTGGCAGCTATGGAACTGGCCCAGATGGTCACCCAAGCCATGTGGTCCAAGGACTCATACCTGAAGCAGCTGCCACACTTCACCTCTGAGCATATCAAACGTTGCACAGACAAG GGAGTGGAGAGTGTTTTCGACATCATGGAGATGGAGGATGAAGAACGGAATGCATTGCTTCAGCTGACTGACAGCCAGATTGCAGATGTGGCTCGCTTTTGTAACCGCTACCCTAATATCGAACTATCTTATGAGGTGGTAGATAAGGACAGCATCCGCAG TGGTGGGCCAGTTGTGGTGCTGGTGCAGCTGGAGCGAGAGGAAGAAGTCACAGGCCCTGTCATTGCGCCTCTCTTCCCGCAG AAACGTGAAGAGGGCTGGTGGGTGGTGATTGGAGACGCCAAGTCCAATAGCCTCATCTCCATCAAGAGGCTGACCTTGCAGcagaaggccaag GTGAAGTTGGACTTTGTGGCCCCAGCCACTGGTGCCCACAACTACACTCTGTACTTCATGAGTGACGCTTACATGGGATGTGACCAGGAGTACAAATTCAGCGTGGATGTGAAAGAAGCTGAGACGGACAGTGATTCAGATTGA